The Aliidongia dinghuensis genome contains the following window.
CGAGCGGCGCGTCGAACCGCACCATGGCCCAGTCGAGCAGCGGCTGCCACAGCGCCGCCTCGCGCGCGATCAGGCTGTCGGGCGCCTCGGCGCGATAGCACAGGAGGTCGCTCGCGGCGTAGCCGGCCGCCTCGTCGACCACAGCCAGGCGGTGACGCGCCACCCGGTCGATCGCGGTCGAGGCGAGCTGCATGAGGCGCATCGTGTCGGGCTTGACCGTCTCGTCCTGGGCCGCCCATTCGTCGGCGACGGCGGCGGCGAGCGGCGCGGTCGGCAGCAAGAGCGGCGCCTTGGCCGGCGTCCGGAGCGCCTTGCCGTCCAGCTCCACGCCGAAGCCGCCGTCGACCGGGGCGGCCGCGACCTGCTTGTAGAAACGCTTCATCTAACCCTCGAGCGCGAAGAGTGCCGCCACATGGGGCGGCAGGTCGGCGAACCGGTCGAGCACGCGGGCGGCTCCGGCCGCGATGAGCTCGCCGGGCGCGTGATAGCCCCACGAGACGCCGACCGCGGCAACGCGCGCCGCCTGCGCCATCAGCATATCGAAGGTCGTGTCGCCGATCATGAGCGTTCGCTCCCGGCCGATGCCGGTCTCAGCCATGGCATTGATGAGCATGTCCGGTGCCGGCTTGCCCGCGGCATCGTCCGCCGTCTGCAGCACGGTGAAGCGGTCGACGAGCCCGTGGCGCTCGAGCGACAGGCCGAGCCCGCGCCGGCCCTTGCCGGTCGCGACACCCAGCACGACACCCCAGGCGTTGAGCTGGTCCAGCGCCTCACGCGCGCCGGGATAGAGCGGCTCGGTATATTCCGGACGCTGGCGCAGCGCCACGAACGCCTCGCGATAGAGATCGGCGAGCCGCAGCACCAGGTCGGGCCCGGCCTCGGGTGCCAGGCGCCGGATCGCGACTTCAAGGGACAGGCCGACGCCGCGCCGGATCGCCTCGGCGCCGGGCGCCGGCAGGCCCGCGGCCGCAAAGGCCTCGTGGATCGCCTGGATGATGCCGGCCTGGGCATCGACCAATGTCCCGTCGCAGTCGAACACGACCAGGCAAGGTTCACCCACCATGAGCCCGTTCACTCGAGCTCAAGGTCTTCGAACGGATCGCTCTCCGGCTTCGGCTCGAAGCCGAAGAATTTCCAGGTCGCCTGCATATGCGCCGGCAAGGGCGCCGTCACCTCGAGCACGCTGCCATCCGGCCGGTCGAGCCGGATCGAGCGGGCATGCAGGTGCAGCTTGCGCGCATGATCGATGCCGTCGAGCACCGCCTTGCCGCCGCCGTACTTGCCGTCGCCCAGGATCGGCGTGCCGATCTCGGCGCAATGGACGCGCAGCTGGTGGGTGCGGCCGGTGATCGGCATCATGGCGAGCCAGGCGACCTTCTGCGCCGCCTGCTCGACGACGGCATAGTACGTGACCGCCCAACGGCCCTCGTCCTCGTCGGCCATCATCTTCTCGCGCCCACCGTCGGCACCCTTGCCGACCGGCAGGTCGATCTTGCCGCGATGGGGCCGGGGCACGCCCGCGACGACCGCCCAATAGGTCTTGCGCGCACTCTTCTCGCGGAAGGCCTGCGCCAGCCAGGCAGCGGCCTTGGCCGAGCGGGCGAGCAGCAGCACGCCGCTCGTGTCCTTGTCGAGCCGGTGAACCAGGCGCGGCCGCTCCGCCGCGTCGAACTTGAGCGCGTCCAGCATGCCGTCGAGATGCTTCGACGTATTGGTCCCGCCCTGGACCGCGAGCCCGTGCGGCTTGTTGATCGCGATCACGTCCTTGTCGCGATAGAGCACGAGTTGCCTAAGCGTCTCCTGCTCCGCCTCCGAGGGCGGCTTCGGCGCCGCCTTCGGCCGATCGTCCGGCGGCAGCGGCGCCTCCGCCCATTCGTCCAACGGCGGCACGCGGATGGTCGCCCCGGCGGCAAGCCGGGTCGCCGCCTTGACCCGGCCGCCATCGACGCGGACCTGGCCCGTGCGCAAGAGCTTCTCGAGCCGGATATGGCTCAGGCCCGGATATTGCCGCTTGAACCAGCGGTCGAGCCGGATGTCGGCATCGTCCTCGGACACCTGGATGAGGCGGACACCGCTCATCGCTCGTCATCTCCCTTCACGGGACCGCCCGCGGCGAGACGCCGGCGCAGCTTGTCCCAATAGTCGAGCCGCTTGCGGATTTCCCGCTCGAAGCCGCGATCGACCGGTTGATAGAATTCCTCGCGGGCCATGCCGTCGGGGAAATAATTCTGCCCGGAAAAGCCGTCGGCCGTGTCCGGGTCATAGTTGTAGCCGGCGCCGTAGCCGTGCTCGCGCATCATCTTGGTCGGCGCGTTCAGGATATGCATCGGCGGCATCAGCGAGCCGGTCTGCTTGGCCGCGCGCATCGCCGCACCGAACGCGCGATAGATGCCGACCGACTTCGGCGCGGTGCCGAGATACACGACGGCTTGGGCAATTGCCAGCTCGCCCTCGGGCGAACCGAGGCGCTCATACGCATCCCAGGCCATCATCGCCTGCACGAGCGCGTTCGGATCTGCCATGCCGATGTCCTCGCTCGCGAAGCGTACGAGGCGGCGGACGACGTAGAGCGGGTCCTCACCGCCCACCAGGATGCGCGCCAGCCAATAGAGCGCCGCATCGGGATCGGAGCCGCGCAGCGACTTGTGCAGCGCCGAGATCAGGTTGTAGTGGCTTTCCTGCGCCTTGTCGTAGAGCGGGGCGCGATGCTGGACCTGGGCCGCGAGCCGCTTCGGATCGAGCGGCGGCGTGTCCGCCGGCAGCAGCGCCACCTCCTCGACCAGGTTCAGGAGATAGCGGCCGTCGCCATCGGCCATGGCGAGCAGGCTCTGGCGCGCGTCGTCGTCGAGCGGCAGCGCATGGCCCAGAAGCGCCTCGGCCCGGGCGACCAGGATGCTGAGCGCCTGCTCGTCGAGCCGCTTCAGAATGAAGACCTGGGCACGCGACAGGAGCGCCCCGTTCAGTTCGAACGACGGATTCTCGGTCGTGGCGCCGATGAGCACGACGGTGCCGTCCTCGACATAGGGCAGGAAACTGTCCTGCTGGGCCCGGTTGAAGCGGTGGATCTCGTCGATGAACAAAAGCGTGCCGCGCCCGGCCCGGCGCCGCGCCTTCGCCGTCTCGAACACTTTCCGGAGATCGGCGACACCCGAGAACACGGCCGACAGCGGCTCGAACTCGAGATCGGTCTGATCGGCGAGCAACCGCGCAATTGTGGTCTTGCCGCAGCCGGGCGGCCCCCACAGCACCATGGACGCGAGCCGGTGGGCCGCCACCATCCGGCCGATCGGCGCGGTCGGCGCCAGGATATGGTCCTGGCCCACCACGTCGGCGAGCGTCTGCGGCCGCAGGCGATCCGCCAGCGGCCGCGGCGCCTGGGCCTCAAACAGGCTGGGCGACATCGCTCAGTTGCCCGCCAGACGCAGCGTCCGGCCGTCGCGTCGGATCGTCGCCCGCCAGGGCGGTGCCAGGCGCGGCAGCAGCGTCTGGAGCTGGCCCACGTCTGCGATCGGCTGGCCGTTCAGGTTGAGCAGCTCGTCGCCGGCCAGAAGCCGCAAGTGCGTGCCGCCGCGCGGCACATCGAGCACGATCACGCCCGTGACCTCGTCGGTATGCAGTTCGTCGGCGAGCGCCGGCGACAGGTTCGCGACGGTGACGCCCAGGAACGGCCCGGTCGTGCGGATCTGCGTCACCTTGCGCGGCGGCGTCTCGGGCGGCGCGATCAGGTGGATGTCGAGGTCCCGCTCCTCGCCCGCGCGCCAGATGCCAAGCTTGGCGGTGGCGCCTACCGGCAACGTCGCGAAGCGATAGCGCACGCCGTCCTCGTCGGCGACCGGCTTGTGGTCGATCGACAGGATGACGTCACCCGGCACGAGCCCTGCCTCCGCTGCCGGCCCGGACCGCACCACATCATCGATCAGCATGCCCGAAGGCCGGCTCAAGCCCAGCTTGCGCGCCGCCCCGGCCGTGACCGTATGGCCGCTGGCGCCGAGCCATGGGCGGAGGATGCGATGACCGGAGCCCTCGCTCGGCGCCAGCACCGAGTGCACGAGATCGCTCGGAATGGCGAAGCCGATGCCGACCGATCCGCCACCCTCGGAATAGAGCGCCGTATTGATGCCGGCGAGCTTGCCGTCGAGGCTCACGAGCGCGCCGCCGGAATTGCCCGGATTGATCGCCGCGTCGGTCTGGATGAAGGAGCGATAGTCGTTGATGCCGTCGACCGCGCGGCCGAGCGCCGAGACGATGCCCGAGGTCACGGTCTGGCCGACGCCGAACGGATTGCCGATCGCGAGCACGATGTCGCCGACCTCGAGATCGTCCGAGTCCTTGAGCGGCAGATAGGGCAGCGCCTCGCCGCCGGCATTGATCTTGAGCACGGCCAGGTCGGTCCGCTCGTCGCTGCGCACCAGGTCCGCGTCGAACTCGCGGCGGTCGGACAGCACGATCACGATCGAGCCCGCGTCCTGGATCACATGCTGGTTGGTCACGATCGTGCCGTTCGGATCGACGAGCACGCCCGAGCCAAGCGAATGGCCAAGCCGGTCCTCGCCCGGCGCGAAGAAGCGCCGGTAGGCCGGGTCGCGCCGGACCGCGGCCGAGGCGCCGACATCGCTCAGCGCCCGCGTATAGACATTGACGACCGCCGGCGCCGCCTTGCGCACGACCGGCGCGTACGACAGCTGCACTTGCTGGACCGTCACCGGCACGACGCGGGTATCCGCCGCTCGGGCTGCGATCGGCAGGACGAGGATGAGGACGAGGACAAGCGACGGGCGGATCATGGCTGGCGCCCAATCTAGGCAAAGTGCGGGCGCGGCGCCAGCACAGTACCGCCCCGAGCCCGACGGCAACCGCCAACTGTTGCTTATGTGCCGCCGGGCAACGACAACACGATCATCGGCGGATGGCCCGCCTGCTGCGTGGCGGCGGAAAGCACGGTGCGGCCGCTTGCGAACAGCAGGAAAGCCACGAACAGGCCCCGGTAGATCCGCGTAGCGGCTGCGAGGCCGGGAGTCATCGCGGCTCCGGCAGCAGGAAGGTCCGCCGGGCCGCGGCGGAGCTGAGACGCTCGGCACTGTACCAGCGCTGCAGCACCGCCTTGTCGAAGAGATCGGGATTGTCGCGCTCGAAACGGGCAAAGCTCTCGTCGCCGGCCAGTAGCCGTTCGCCGACCAGCGCCAGGAAACCGACAGTGATCGTCTCGTGATAGGCTCCGGGCCTACCGGCCTTGACCGCGAGGGCGCGCAGCGCCGCGGCATAGGCCGGCGCCACCTCGAGAAACGGGGCCCGGCGCAGCATTTCGAACGCGACGCGGACATGGTCGCGATGACGAAACCCGGCCGGATCGATTCCGCCGCCGAGGAATGCGGCGATGGCTGCGTCGCCGTCGTCAGGCAGCATCGCCGCCCCCGGATGCTTCCACCAGCCGGTGCGCGTCCGCCGCCGAGAGATCCAGGCCATAGACCGCCTTGAGCGCCGCGATCTGGCGCAGCGTCTCGTCCGAAAACGGCGGCTTGCCCTCGAAACTGTGCAGCACGATGCCCTCGAGCAGATCGCCTAAGGACAGGTCGAGATACTCGGCCAGCCCCTTCAACACCTTGAGCATGCGGCGTTCGAGCCGGACGCCCGTCTGGACACGTTCGATCGTTGTCATGATGTGATATATGTACCAAGGTAACATTTCGAAGTCCAGGCTTGCCGGTAGCGAGGCCGGATCTTCCAGTGCGCTCCACCCGCGATTTCGGCCATACTTGGCCGCAACCAGCCCGACTGTGGCCGGCGTGATGAACCCAGGGAGACTTGCTTCGTGACCGGAACGCCCAAGACTGTCGATCTGCCGGAGGAAGCACGCCAATTCCTGCTTGGCGTCTACGAGCGCGCCAAGGCGCGGCTCGAAGCGGTCATCGAGCGCCATGGCATGCGCCCGGGCGTCTCGGCCGCTATGGCGGTCGAGCGCCTCGCCGTGCTCGACGAGGAGATGGCGCCGATCTTCCCGGCGCTGGAGCAGGCCGGCAGCCACGTCGATTGCGCCAGGGGCTGCGGCGTGTGCTGCACGCTCACCATCGACGTGACGCCGGACGAGGCCTTCGCGCTCATCGAGCATCTGGAGCGCACGCAACCGGCGGAAACGGTCACCGCGATCAAGGCGCGCGCGCTTGCGGCCGACACCCGCGGCCACGGTATGGAGCCGCTCGCCCGCCACCGGCTCAAGATCGCCTGCCCGGTCCAGGACCCGGCGACGATGGAGTGCCTCGGCCATGCAGCGCGACCGACGCCGTGCCAAGGCTATCTGTCGCTCGACGTCAAGCGTTGCCAGGCGGTGCACGACGGCACCGGCCTCGACGTGCCGCAGCCGACCGCCGCCAACATGCTGACCAACGTGGTGTCGCACACGCGCAGCTATGCGTTCGAGGATGCCGGCGCCCCGCGCCAGTCGCTGGAACTGACCGCCGCCCTCGTCGCCGCCTGGGCCGATCCGGATGCGGAACGGCGCTGGCTCGCCGGGGAAACGGTCCTGGAGCAAGCTGCGAGCTATCAGCCGCCGGCCGACGGCGGGCGATAGATCCCCGCAAGGTGGGAGAAGCGAGCCGATATGAACGACGACAGGCCCGGGCGCTTTCGCACCCGGGCCTGTCGGACTATCGATCTCGACGGGCGGGATCGCCCGTCAGAGCATCATCAGGCGGCTTCGGCCTCGGTCTCGGCAACCGGGCCCGAATCCTTGCCCTTGGCTTCCGGATCGCGATCGACCAGCTCGATCACGGCCATCGCCGCACTGTCGCCATAGCGGAAGCCCGCCTTGACGATGCGGACGTAGCCGCCCTGGCGCTCCTTGTAGCGCTCGGCGATCGTCGAGAAGAGCTTCTCGGTGACCGTCGTGTCCTGCAGCATCGACAGGGCCTGGCGCCGGCAATGCAGGCCGCCCCGCTTGCCGAGCGTAATCAGCTTCTCGACGATCGGACGCAGGTCCTTCGCCTTCGGCAGGGTCGTGGTGATCTGCTCGTGCTTCAA
Protein-coding sequences here:
- a CDS encoding ATP12 family chaperone protein, whose amino-acid sequence is MKRFYKQVAAAPVDGGFGVELDGKALRTPAKAPLLLPTAPLAAAVADEWAAQDETVKPDTMRLMQLASTAIDRVARHRLAVVDEAAGYAASDLLCYRAEAPDSLIAREAALWQPLLDWAMVRFDAPLAVTRGIVHVDQPEASLKALKAILLDLDVLTLTAVADLTAATGSLVIALAVWDGHLDAAGAAEATLIDETVQNERWGEDAEAKARRDRLVADIHAAARFLQLLKA
- a CDS encoding HAD-IA family hydrolase, which translates into the protein MVGEPCLVVFDCDGTLVDAQAGIIQAIHEAFAAAGLPAPGAEAIRRGVGLSLEVAIRRLAPEAGPDLVLRLADLYREAFVALRQRPEYTEPLYPGAREALDQLNAWGVVLGVATGKGRRGLGLSLERHGLVDRFTVLQTADDAAGKPAPDMLINAMAETGIGRERTLMIGDTTFDMLMAQAARVAAVGVSWGYHAPGELIAAGAARVLDRFADLPPHVAALFALEG
- a CDS encoding RluA family pseudouridine synthase, whose translation is MSGVRLIQVSEDDADIRLDRWFKRQYPGLSHIRLEKLLRTGQVRVDGGRVKAATRLAAGATIRVPPLDEWAEAPLPPDDRPKAAPKPPSEAEQETLRQLVLYRDKDVIAINKPHGLAVQGGTNTSKHLDGMLDALKFDAAERPRLVHRLDKDTSGVLLLARSAKAAAWLAQAFREKSARKTYWAVVAGVPRPHRGKIDLPVGKGADGGREKMMADEDEGRWAVTYYAVVEQAAQKVAWLAMMPITGRTHQLRVHCAEIGTPILGDGKYGGGKAVLDGIDHARKLHLHARSIRLDRPDGSVLEVTAPLPAHMQATWKFFGFEPKPESDPFEDLELE
- a CDS encoding replication-associated recombination protein A → MSPSLFEAQAPRPLADRLRPQTLADVVGQDHILAPTAPIGRMVAAHRLASMVLWGPPGCGKTTIARLLADQTDLEFEPLSAVFSGVADLRKVFETAKARRRAGRGTLLFIDEIHRFNRAQQDSFLPYVEDGTVVLIGATTENPSFELNGALLSRAQVFILKRLDEQALSILVARAEALLGHALPLDDDARQSLLAMADGDGRYLLNLVEEVALLPADTPPLDPKRLAAQVQHRAPLYDKAQESHYNLISALHKSLRGSDPDAALYWLARILVGGEDPLYVVRRLVRFASEDIGMADPNALVQAMMAWDAYERLGSPEGELAIAQAVVYLGTAPKSVGIYRAFGAAMRAAKQTGSLMPPMHILNAPTKMMREHGYGAGYNYDPDTADGFSGQNYFPDGMAREEFYQPVDRGFEREIRKRLDYWDKLRRRLAAGGPVKGDDER
- a CDS encoding trypsin-like peptidase domain-containing protein; the protein is MIRPSLVLVLILVLPIAARAADTRVVPVTVQQVQLSYAPVVRKAAPAVVNVYTRALSDVGASAAVRRDPAYRRFFAPGEDRLGHSLGSGVLVDPNGTIVTNQHVIQDAGSIVIVLSDRREFDADLVRSDERTDLAVLKINAGGEALPYLPLKDSDDLEVGDIVLAIGNPFGVGQTVTSGIVSALGRAVDGINDYRSFIQTDAAINPGNSGGALVSLDGKLAGINTALYSEGGGSVGIGFAIPSDLVHSVLAPSEGSGHRILRPWLGASGHTVTAGAARKLGLSRPSGMLIDDVVRSGPAAEAGLVPGDVILSIDHKPVADEDGVRYRFATLPVGATAKLGIWRAGEERDLDIHLIAPPETPPRKVTQIRTTGPFLGVTVANLSPALADELHTDEVTGVIVLDVPRGGTHLRLLAGDELLNLNGQPIADVGQLQTLLPRLAPPWRATIRRDGRTLRLAGN
- a CDS encoding YkgJ family cysteine cluster protein yields the protein MTGTPKTVDLPEEARQFLLGVYERAKARLEAVIERHGMRPGVSAAMAVERLAVLDEEMAPIFPALEQAGSHVDCARGCGVCCTLTIDVTPDEAFALIEHLERTQPAETVTAIKARALAADTRGHGMEPLARHRLKIACPVQDPATMECLGHAARPTPCQGYLSLDVKRCQAVHDGTGLDVPQPTAANMLTNVVSHTRSYAFEDAGAPRQSLELTAALVAAWADPDAERRWLAGETVLEQAASYQPPADGGR
- the rplQ gene encoding 50S ribosomal protein L17 — its product is MRHGLSGRKFSRTSSHRKAMFENMAAALLKHEQITTTLPKAKDLRPIVEKLITLGKRGGLHCRRQALSMLQDTTVTEKLFSTIAERYKERQGGYVRIVKAGFRYGDSAAMAVIELVDRDPEAKGKDSGPVAETEAEAA